From Bifidobacterium longum subsp. longum JCM 1217, one genomic window encodes:
- the argB gene encoding acetylglutamate kinase, whose amino-acid sequence MSTELKGPGFHFDVHTDLRADQKAEVLIEALPWLEEFAGQRIVVKYGGNAMVDDHLKQCFAEDMVFLRQVGLHPIVVHGGGPQISHMLKALGIKSEFKGGLRVTTPEAMDVVRMVLTGKVSRELVGLINAHGPLAVGMSGEDGGLFSAMQRRPVIDGKPTDIGLVGDVVSVDASAVEDLVAAGRIPVVSSVAPNEEDATEVLNVNADSAAAALAAAVGAHKLVILTDVDGLYADWPDKNSLIGRIGVENLRDMLPDLESGMRPKMEACVRAIDGGVPQAHVIDGRKPHSILNEIFTSAGIGTMVMPDEGLEMRSSYGY is encoded by the coding sequence TTGTCTACAGAATTGAAGGGACCTGGGTTCCATTTCGACGTGCACACCGATTTGCGCGCCGATCAGAAGGCAGAAGTGCTTATTGAAGCGCTGCCATGGCTGGAGGAGTTCGCCGGCCAGCGTATCGTCGTCAAATACGGCGGCAATGCCATGGTCGATGACCATCTGAAGCAGTGCTTCGCCGAAGACATGGTCTTTCTGCGTCAGGTGGGTCTGCACCCGATCGTCGTGCACGGCGGCGGTCCGCAGATTTCCCACATGCTCAAGGCCCTCGGCATCAAATCCGAATTCAAAGGCGGCCTGAGGGTCACCACCCCCGAGGCCATGGATGTGGTGCGCATGGTTCTGACCGGCAAGGTGTCACGCGAACTGGTAGGCCTGATCAACGCGCACGGCCCGCTGGCCGTAGGCATGTCCGGTGAAGACGGCGGCCTGTTCTCGGCCATGCAGCGCAGGCCCGTCATCGATGGCAAGCCCACCGATATCGGCCTGGTCGGCGACGTGGTTTCCGTCGATGCCTCGGCAGTCGAGGATCTGGTGGCTGCCGGTCGTATCCCGGTCGTCTCTTCCGTGGCTCCGAACGAAGAAGATGCCACTGAAGTGCTCAACGTGAACGCTGATTCCGCCGCCGCCGCTTTGGCTGCCGCTGTGGGCGCGCACAAGCTCGTTATCTTGACTGATGTGGATGGTCTGTACGCCGATTGGCCGGATAAGAATTCTCTGATTGGCCGGATCGGTGTGGAAAACCTGCGCGATATGCTGCCGGACCTGGAATCCGGTATGCGACCCAAGATGGAGGCCTGTGTCAGGGCCATCGACGGTGGCGTGCCCCAAGCCCATGTCATCGACGGGCGCAAGCCGCATTCGATTTTGAACGAGATATTCACCTCCGCAGGCATCGGTACCATGGTTATGCCCGATGAAGGACTGGAAATGAGGAGCTCTTATGGCTACTGA
- the argC gene encoding N-acetyl-gamma-glutamyl-phosphate reductase: MAKYTVAVAGATGYAGGEALRILAAHPDFDITCVAGHSSVGESMAKHMPHIPQLANLVVEDTTPEVLNGHDVIILALPHGASGKLASQLDPNAVVVDLGADHRLEEQAAWDEFYGGDFYEHWTYGMPELITGKAADGSYTRQRAALPGTKRIAGPGCNVTATTLALQPGIAEGLVESQDIVADLVVGYSGAGKNLKRTNLLAAEALQSALPYSVGGKHRHIPEILQNFAHAAGKSAAEASEFTLGFTPILAPMSRGILATVSARMTDKAKTLSDEEIRAVWSKAYEGQDFMVLLPEGTLPATGNIIGSNAAHLQVVTDRKAGRIYAFAAIDNLNRGTAGQAVQSLNIALGLPEDAGLTKIGVAP, from the coding sequence ATGGCGAAATATACAGTGGCCGTGGCCGGTGCCACGGGCTATGCCGGCGGTGAAGCGCTGCGCATTCTGGCCGCGCACCCCGACTTCGACATCACCTGCGTGGCAGGCCATTCCTCAGTGGGGGAGTCGATGGCCAAGCACATGCCGCATATTCCCCAACTGGCCAATCTGGTCGTTGAAGATACCACGCCCGAAGTGCTGAACGGGCATGACGTTATCATCCTCGCACTGCCGCACGGTGCTTCGGGCAAGCTCGCCTCGCAGCTCGATCCGAATGCCGTGGTTGTGGATTTGGGCGCCGACCATCGCCTCGAAGAACAGGCCGCTTGGGATGAGTTCTACGGCGGCGATTTCTATGAGCATTGGACCTACGGCATGCCCGAGCTCATCACCGGCAAAGCTGCGGACGGCTCCTACACCCGCCAGCGTGCGGCGCTTCCTGGCACCAAGCGCATCGCAGGTCCTGGCTGCAACGTCACCGCCACCACGCTGGCCCTCCAGCCCGGCATCGCCGAAGGACTGGTTGAATCGCAGGATATCGTGGCCGATCTGGTCGTCGGATACTCGGGTGCCGGCAAGAATCTCAAGCGCACCAACCTGCTTGCCGCCGAGGCCCTGCAATCCGCCCTGCCGTATTCGGTGGGCGGCAAGCACCGCCACATTCCCGAAATCCTGCAGAACTTCGCCCACGCGGCCGGCAAGAGCGCGGCCGAAGCCAGCGAATTCACGCTCGGCTTCACACCGATTCTCGCTCCCATGTCCCGAGGTATCCTCGCCACCGTGTCCGCCCGCATGACGGACAAGGCCAAGACACTGAGCGATGAGGAGATTCGCGCCGTATGGTCCAAGGCCTATGAAGGTCAGGACTTCATGGTGCTGCTGCCCGAGGGCACGCTGCCCGCCACCGGCAACATCATCGGATCCAACGCAGCCCACCTGCAGGTCGTCACCGACCGCAAGGCCGGCCGCATCTACGCTTTTGCCGCCATCGACAACCTCAACCGTGGTACCGCCGGACAAGCGGTCCAATCACTGAACATCGCACTAGGCCTGCCGGAAGACGCGGGCCTGACCAAGATCGGAGTAGCACCGTGA
- a CDS encoding acetylornithine transaminase, which produces MATEHEEKLGTEDSKWLGEYSQVHMNVFGTPLRVMDHGQGAHIWDVDGNEYLDFLAGIAVNSLGYAHPKWVKAVADQAAKVAHISNYFASEPQIELASKLVKLAGAPEGSKVYFGNSGAEGNEAALKLAKLYGRTLPGALPSIGGKPARILAMTHGFHGRTMGALSATWKPGIRKPYDPLVPNIEFVRAGDKVALHDAFAQTGLGRYGKGPVAAVILELIQGEAGVQPLGADYVKFVHELCDINHALLIIDEVQTGIGRTGKWFAFQRDDLSGGVTPDMVTFAKGVAGGFPMGGMIAFGEKLAALFTPGSHGSTFAGNPLGAAAGLATLGVIEDENLVANAEARGEQLRDGIMATGNPLFVSVRGRGLLDAVELKHPCSHAVMNYCLEHGLIVNAVAPNALRFAPPLIITAQDVDQALAILKDVPTDLPDD; this is translated from the coding sequence ATGGCTACTGAGCATGAGGAAAAACTAGGTACGGAAGACAGCAAGTGGCTGGGAGAGTACTCTCAGGTCCACATGAATGTGTTCGGTACGCCGTTGCGCGTCATGGATCACGGCCAAGGTGCCCACATCTGGGATGTTGACGGTAACGAATACCTCGATTTCCTGGCAGGCATCGCCGTCAATTCCCTCGGATACGCCCACCCCAAGTGGGTCAAGGCGGTTGCCGATCAGGCTGCCAAGGTGGCTCATATCAGCAACTATTTCGCGTCCGAGCCGCAAATTGAGCTGGCATCCAAACTGGTCAAGCTGGCTGGTGCACCTGAAGGCTCCAAAGTCTACTTCGGCAACTCCGGTGCTGAAGGCAATGAAGCTGCCCTCAAGCTTGCCAAGCTGTATGGCCGCACCTTGCCTGGTGCCCTGCCTTCCATCGGCGGCAAGCCCGCACGCATTCTCGCAATGACTCACGGCTTCCATGGCCGTACGATGGGTGCGCTGTCCGCCACATGGAAACCCGGTATCCGCAAGCCGTATGATCCGCTGGTGCCGAACATTGAATTCGTACGCGCCGGCGACAAGGTCGCCCTGCACGACGCTTTTGCACAGACCGGTCTCGGCCGCTATGGCAAGGGTCCGGTGGCTGCTGTGATTCTGGAACTTATCCAGGGCGAAGCCGGCGTACAGCCGTTGGGCGCCGATTACGTCAAGTTCGTGCACGAACTGTGCGATATCAACCACGCGCTGCTCATCATCGATGAAGTACAGACCGGTATCGGACGTACCGGCAAGTGGTTCGCATTCCAGCGTGACGATCTGTCCGGCGGCGTGACGCCGGATATGGTGACTTTCGCCAAGGGCGTGGCAGGCGGATTCCCGATGGGCGGCATGATCGCTTTCGGCGAGAAACTTGCGGCTCTGTTCACTCCTGGTTCCCACGGCTCCACCTTTGCCGGCAATCCGCTGGGTGCGGCTGCGGGACTCGCCACTCTTGGCGTGATTGAAGACGAGAATCTGGTGGCCAACGCCGAAGCTCGCGGCGAACAGCTGCGCGATGGCATTATGGCCACCGGTAATCCGCTGTTCGTTTCCGTACGCGGTCGTGGTTTGCTGGACGCCGTCGAGCTCAAGCATCCCTGCTCCCACGCGGTGATGAACTACTGCCTCGAACACGGGCTCATCGTCAACGCGGTGGCTCCCAATGCGCTGCGTTTCGCACCGCCGCTGATTATAACCGCACAAGACGTGGATCAGGCACTTGCCATCCTCAAGGATGTGCCTACGGACCTGCCCGACGACTGA
- the argF gene encoding ornithine carbamoyltransferase yields the protein MTPELRHMLRDDDLNHEEQKQVLELAIKFHHDRFYKQPFAGPQAVAVLFDKPSTRTRSSFSIGVAELGGYPLVIDKSGSQLGRGEPVADTARVLDRMAYGVVWRTFGQDRVEEMAKYSTHPVVNALTDDFHPCQILADFQTIAEHRGGVDNLKNQTIAYLGDAANNMANSYLLGGAVAGMDVRVAGPHGYLPRPDIVADAKRIAAETGGSILVTTDAKEAVQDADCVFTDTWVSMGEEAEYAIRSKPFWDYQVNTELMALAKPDALFQHCLPAYRGKEVTAEVIDGPQSVVWDEAENRLHAQKALLTWLTGKARGDESLLA from the coding sequence ATGACCCCAGAACTTCGCCACATGCTGCGTGACGACGACCTCAACCATGAGGAACAGAAGCAGGTGCTCGAACTTGCCATCAAGTTCCACCACGACCGCTTCTACAAGCAGCCGTTCGCCGGTCCGCAGGCCGTCGCCGTACTGTTCGACAAGCCCTCCACCCGCACCCGTTCCAGCTTCTCCATCGGCGTTGCCGAGCTTGGCGGTTACCCGCTGGTCATCGACAAGTCCGGCTCCCAGCTGGGCCGTGGCGAGCCCGTGGCCGATACCGCTCGTGTGCTCGACCGCATGGCTTACGGCGTGGTGTGGCGCACCTTCGGTCAGGACCGCGTCGAAGAAATGGCCAAGTACTCCACCCATCCGGTGGTCAACGCCCTGACCGATGACTTCCATCCCTGCCAGATTCTCGCCGACTTCCAGACCATCGCCGAGCACCGAGGCGGCGTCGACAACCTGAAGAACCAGACCATCGCCTACCTCGGTGACGCGGCCAACAACATGGCCAACTCCTACCTGCTCGGCGGTGCCGTGGCCGGCATGGACGTGCGCGTGGCCGGCCCCCACGGCTACCTGCCCCGCCCGGACATCGTGGCCGACGCCAAGCGCATCGCGGCCGAGACCGGCGGCTCCATCCTGGTCACCACCGATGCCAAGGAAGCGGTGCAGGACGCCGACTGCGTGTTCACCGACACCTGGGTCTCCATGGGCGAGGAAGCCGAATACGCCATCCGTTCCAAGCCGTTCTGGGATTACCAGGTCAACACCGAACTTATGGCATTGGCCAAGCCGGATGCGCTCTTCCAGCACTGCCTGCCCGCCTACCGCGGCAAGGAAGTCACCGCTGAAGTGATCGACGGCCCGCAGTCCGTGGTGTGGGATGAGGCCGAGAACCGTCTGCACGCACAGAAAGCGTTGCTGACTTGGTTGACCGGCAAGGCCCGTGGAGACGAAAGCCTGCTCGCATGA
- the argJ gene encoding bifunctional glutamate N-acetyltransferase/amino-acid acetyltransferase ArgJ — translation MSVTFAQGFSAAGVAAGISSVEGKKDLALVVNNGPLDAAAGVFTSNRFCAAPVQWSRKVVADGHVKAVILNSGGANACTGEAGYAQSVATAETVAGLIGAEPNDVAVCSTGLIGELLPLDNVLAGAKSAHEALAATAEAGTDASHAIMTTDTKPKTVELTGSNGWKIGGMVKGSGMIAPQLATMLCVITTDAVVSAGQMQAALAVAAEHSFNRIDVDGCMSTNDTVLLLASGASGVEPDKDEFNKLVREACASLSRQIIGDGEGASHDIRITVTGATSEDAALACGRAVAASNLLKCAISGNDPNWGRIVSSLGTVPPEVAPYDSNKVTVDVNGVRICENGGAGRDRSEVDMTPREVHIDIDLNTGSDAEATVWTDDLTHEYVHINADYES, via the coding sequence GTGAGCGTTACATTTGCACAAGGTTTCTCCGCCGCCGGCGTGGCGGCTGGTATTTCATCCGTCGAAGGCAAGAAGGACTTGGCCCTCGTGGTCAACAACGGCCCGCTCGACGCGGCTGCAGGCGTGTTCACCTCGAACCGTTTCTGTGCCGCCCCGGTGCAGTGGAGCCGTAAGGTCGTCGCCGACGGTCACGTCAAGGCCGTGATTCTGAACTCCGGCGGTGCCAACGCCTGCACCGGCGAGGCCGGTTACGCCCAGTCCGTCGCCACCGCGGAAACGGTCGCCGGGCTCATCGGCGCCGAACCGAATGATGTGGCTGTCTGCTCCACCGGTCTCATCGGTGAACTGCTGCCGTTGGACAACGTGCTGGCTGGTGCCAAGAGTGCCCATGAGGCTCTTGCCGCCACCGCCGAAGCCGGCACCGACGCCTCCCACGCCATCATGACCACCGACACCAAGCCGAAGACGGTCGAACTGACCGGCTCCAACGGCTGGAAGATCGGCGGCATGGTCAAGGGCTCGGGCATGATTGCCCCGCAGCTGGCCACCATGCTGTGCGTCATCACCACCGATGCGGTTGTCTCCGCCGGTCAGATGCAGGCCGCACTCGCTGTGGCTGCCGAACATTCGTTCAACCGCATCGACGTGGACGGCTGCATGTCCACCAACGACACGGTCCTGCTGCTCGCCTCCGGTGCCTCTGGCGTCGAACCGGACAAGGACGAATTCAACAAGCTGGTGCGTGAGGCCTGCGCATCCCTGTCCCGCCAGATCATCGGCGACGGCGAAGGTGCCTCCCACGACATCCGTATCACCGTCACCGGTGCCACCAGCGAAGACGCGGCACTTGCCTGTGGTCGTGCCGTCGCCGCCTCGAACCTGCTCAAGTGCGCCATCTCCGGCAACGATCCGAACTGGGGCCGCATCGTCAGCTCCCTGGGCACTGTGCCGCCTGAAGTCGCGCCTTACGATTCGAACAAGGTGACCGTGGACGTCAACGGCGTGCGCATCTGCGAGAACGGCGGTGCCGGCCGCGACCGTAGCGAGGTCGACATGACCCCGCGCGAAGTCCACATTGACATCGACCTGAACACCGGCTCGGACGCCGAGGCCACCGTCTGGACCGACGATCTCACCCACGAATACGTCCACATCAACGCCGACTACGAAAGCTGA